One genomic region from Clostridium saccharobutylicum DSM 13864 encodes:
- a CDS encoding MraY family glycosyltransferase yields MDYILEMVVAALIALITMPFLMKLANKLEFTDKPNKRKQHRAPTPLCGGIALYLGFFISYFIFIHNDMEQKIVVFIAATLILLIGLVDDYYKTKGKEFPISPRLIIQLLSAILVFKSGIRFVGFTNPFTSEFITLSLTIQFILTITWIFGVTTVINWSDGMDGLAGGISFISAMTFFAAALILNQDPPSADVSMILAGTTLGFLYYNKLPARVFMGDSGANFLGFILSITALGGAFKQATVLSLFIPILALAVPIFDNLFVILKRFLEGKPVYQADRSQIHFRLEEKGFSKKQVVICIMLLSLMFSAISIILLLIKR; encoded by the coding sequence ATGGATTATATATTAGAAATGGTAGTTGCAGCATTAATTGCACTAATTACCATGCCATTTCTTATGAAACTAGCTAATAAATTAGAATTTACAGATAAACCAAACAAAAGAAAACAACATAGAGCACCAACACCATTATGTGGAGGAATAGCATTATATTTAGGTTTTTTTATTTCGTATTTTATATTTATACATAATGATATGGAGCAAAAGATTGTTGTGTTTATAGCAGCAACGCTAATATTATTAATAGGACTAGTTGATGATTATTATAAAACAAAGGGAAAAGAATTTCCTATATCTCCCAGACTGATAATTCAATTATTATCAGCGATATTAGTATTTAAATCAGGTATTAGATTTGTTGGATTCACTAATCCATTTACTAGTGAGTTTATTACACTAAGTCTAACAATACAGTTTATACTAACAATAACTTGGATATTTGGGGTAACAACGGTAATCAATTGGTCTGATGGAATGGATGGATTAGCTGGAGGAATATCATTTATTTCAGCAATGACGTTTTTTGCGGCAGCATTAATATTAAACCAAGATCCTCCATCTGCTGATGTATCTATGATATTAGCGGGAACAACTTTAGGATTTCTTTATTATAATAAATTACCAGCACGAGTATTCATGGGAGATTCAGGAGCTAATTTCTTGGGATTTATTTTGAGTATTACTGCATTGGGTGGTGCATTTAAACAAGCGACTGTATTGAGTTTGTTTATTCCAATATTAGCTTTAGCTGTACCTATATTTGATAATTTATTTGTTATATTAAAAAGATTTTTAGAAGGAAAACCTGTATATCAAGCAGATAGAAGTCAAATACATTTTAGACTTGAGGAAAAAGGTTTTTCAAAAAAACAAGTTGTTATATGTATAATGTTACTAAGCTTAATGTTTAGTGCGATTTCAATAATACTGCTATTAATAAAAAGATAA
- a CDS encoding V-type ATP synthase subunit D: protein MAKLNVNPTRMELSKLKKRLSTSIRSHKLLKDKQDELMRQFISLVKHNNELRKEVESELQISLNDFVMARAVMSSEFLEEAIAYPKEHISVEVSEKNIMSVSVPVMNFKRQLKEDEGSIYPYGFVSTSSELDDALAKLYDVLPSLLKLTEIEKSCQLMASEIESTRRRVNALEYRTIPDLEETIKYIRMRLDENERAATTRLMKVKNMIEQRG from the coding sequence ATGGCAAAATTGAATGTCAATCCTACTAGGATGGAACTCTCTAAATTAAAAAAGAGATTATCAACATCAATAAGAAGCCATAAGCTTTTAAAAGATAAACAAGATGAGCTAATGAGACAATTTATTAGTCTTGTTAAGCATAATAATGAATTAAGAAAAGAAGTTGAGAGTGAGCTTCAAATCTCACTTAATGATTTTGTTATGGCAAGAGCTGTCATGAGTTCAGAATTTTTAGAAGAAGCCATAGCTTATCCTAAGGAACATATTTCAGTTGAAGTTAGTGAAAAGAACATAATGAGTGTATCTGTACCAGTAATGAACTTCAAGAGACAACTAAAAGAAGATGAAGGTAGTATATATCCATACGGTTTTGTAAGTACCTCCTCAGAACTTGATGATGCTTTAGCTAAACTTTATGATGTTTTGCCAAGTTTGCTTAAGCTTACTGAAATAGAGAAATCATGTCAGCTAATGGCTAGTGAAATTGAAAGCACTAGAAGAAGAGTTAATGCTCTTGAATATAGGACGATTCCAGATCTTGAAGAGACTATAAAATATATTAGGATGAGACTTGATGAAAATGAAAGAGCGGCTACAACTAGATTAATGAAGGTTAAAAATATGATAGAGCAAAGAGGATAA
- a CDS encoding V-type ATP synthase subunit B, giving the protein MLKEYRTVTEVVGPLMVVEDVQGVKYDELVEIQLQTGEKRRGKVLEVNGSKAMVQIFEGSNGINLKGTKVRFLGKPLQISVSEDMLGRVFDGMGRPNDNGPDIIPEKRLDINGEVINPVARDFPSEFIQTGISAIDGLNTLVRGQKLPVFSAAGLPHVQLAAQIARQAKVLNSDSKFAIVFAAIGITFEEAQFFVDEFKSTGAIDRSVLFMNLASDPAIERIATPRMALTAAEYLAFEKGMQVLVIMTDITNYAEALREISAARKEVPGRRGYPGYLYTDLSTLYERAGRLRGKEGSITQIPILTMPEEDKTHPIPDLTGYITEGQIILSRELYKKGIMPPIDVLPSLSRLKDKGIGKGKTREDHADTMNQLFAAYSQGKQAKELSAILGESALSNTDKKLAKFAEAFEAEYVSQGFDTNRTVEETLDLGWKLLKLIPRSELKRIRDEYLEKYMIREEE; this is encoded by the coding sequence ATGCTTAAAGAATATAGAACTGTAACTGAAGTGGTTGGTCCTTTGATGGTTGTTGAGGATGTTCAAGGTGTTAAATATGATGAATTGGTTGAAATTCAACTTCAGACAGGAGAAAAAAGAAGAGGAAAAGTTCTTGAAGTTAATGGATCAAAAGCTATGGTTCAAATTTTTGAAGGATCCAATGGAATAAATTTAAAGGGAACTAAAGTAAGGTTTCTAGGTAAACCGCTTCAAATTTCAGTATCTGAAGATATGTTAGGAAGAGTTTTTGATGGTATGGGAAGACCAAATGATAATGGACCAGATATAATACCAGAAAAAAGATTAGATATAAATGGTGAAGTTATTAATCCAGTAGCAAGAGATTTTCCATCAGAATTTATTCAAACAGGAATATCAGCAATTGATGGACTTAATACTTTGGTTAGGGGACAAAAATTACCTGTGTTTTCAGCTGCAGGACTTCCACATGTACAGCTTGCAGCACAGATTGCTAGACAAGCCAAGGTTTTAAATTCAGATTCTAAGTTTGCTATTGTATTTGCAGCTATAGGTATTACTTTTGAAGAAGCGCAGTTTTTTGTTGATGAATTTAAATCAACAGGTGCAATAGATAGATCAGTTTTATTCATGAATCTTGCATCTGATCCAGCTATAGAAAGAATAGCTACACCAAGAATGGCATTGACTGCAGCTGAATATTTAGCGTTTGAAAAGGGAATGCAGGTTCTTGTTATTATGACTGATATTACAAATTATGCCGAAGCATTAAGAGAAATTTCAGCAGCGAGAAAAGAAGTTCCAGGAAGACGTGGATATCCAGGATATTTATATACTGATCTTTCCACACTATATGAAAGAGCAGGAAGATTACGTGGCAAAGAGGGATCCATAACTCAAATTCCTATACTTACAATGCCAGAAGAGGATAAAACTCATCCGATTCCAGATTTAACTGGATATATCACAGAAGGACAAATAATTCTTTCAAGAGAATTATATAAGAAAGGCATAATGCCTCCTATTGATGTTTTACCATCTCTTTCAAGATTAAAAGATAAGGGGATTGGGAAAGGGAAAACTAGAGAGGATCATGCAGACACTATGAATCAATTGTTTGCAGCATATTCACAAGGTAAGCAGGCAAAAGAATTATCTGCAATTCTTGGGGAATCAGCTTTATCAAATACCGATAAAAAACTTGCTAAATTTGCTGAAGCATTTGAAGCAGAATATGTATCTCAGGGATTCGATACAAATAGAACAGTTGAAGAAACTTTAGATTTAGGATGGAAATTATTAAAGTTGATTCCAAGATCTGAACTTAAGAGAATTAGGGATGAATATCTTGAAAAATATATGATAAGAGAGGAAGAATAG
- a CDS encoding V-type ATP synthase subunit A, which produces MKIGKIIKVSGPLVVAENMDEANIYDVCKVGKNGLIGEIIEMRNDKASIQVYEETSGIGPGDPVVTTGEPLSVELGPGLIESMFDGIQRPLDAFMEAAQSNFLTKGISVPSLNRTKKWSFKPIVNIGDEVIPGNIIGTVQETAVVEQKIMVPSEIEGKIKEIKSGEFTVTETICIVETSSGDKEITLMQKWPVRKGRPYKSKINPVEPMITGQRVIDTFFPVTKGGAAAIPGPFGAGKTVTQHQIAKWGDTEIVVYVGCGERGNEMTDVLNEFPELIDPKTGESLMKRTVLIANTSNMPVAAREASIYTGITIAEYFRDMGYSVSIMADSTSRWAEALREMSGRLEEMPGDEGYPAYLGSRLADYYERAGKVECLGDEGRIGSITAVGAVSPPGGDISEPVSQSTLRIVKVYWGLDAELAYQRHFPSINWLSSYSLYGDTVDKWMNENVAEDFGELRLEAITILQEESSLLEIVRLVGIDALSEQDRLKLDVAKSIREDYLQQNSFNEIDTHTSLKKQYKMLKLIISYKREAEKALESGVYLSDILSLEDLKDRIARSKYVSENQLHKIDEIYTNLTSSINDLISKVGEVNA; this is translated from the coding sequence GTGAAGATTGGAAAGATAATTAAAGTTTCAGGACCTTTAGTAGTTGCTGAAAACATGGATGAAGCTAACATATATGATGTGTGTAAGGTTGGGAAAAATGGCCTTATAGGTGAAATTATCGAAATGAGAAATGATAAAGCATCAATTCAAGTTTATGAAGAAACATCAGGAATAGGACCGGGAGATCCTGTTGTTACTACAGGTGAACCATTAAGCGTTGAACTTGGACCGGGACTTATTGAATCAATGTTTGATGGTATTCAAAGACCTCTTGATGCGTTTATGGAAGCAGCTCAATCTAATTTTTTAACAAAGGGTATATCTGTTCCATCATTAAACAGAACAAAAAAGTGGAGTTTTAAACCAATAGTTAATATTGGTGATGAAGTAATTCCTGGGAATATTATAGGGACAGTTCAAGAAACAGCTGTGGTGGAGCAAAAGATAATGGTTCCATCAGAGATAGAAGGTAAAATAAAGGAGATTAAAAGCGGAGAATTTACAGTTACTGAAACAATATGCATAGTTGAAACTTCTAGTGGAGATAAAGAAATTACTTTAATGCAAAAATGGCCAGTAAGAAAAGGAAGACCATATAAATCTAAAATTAATCCAGTTGAACCTATGATTACAGGTCAAAGAGTAATAGATACTTTTTTTCCAGTTACTAAGGGTGGAGCAGCTGCAATACCAGGTCCATTTGGAGCAGGAAAAACAGTAACTCAACATCAGATTGCTAAATGGGGTGATACTGAAATAGTTGTTTATGTTGGTTGTGGAGAACGTGGAAATGAAATGACTGATGTATTAAATGAATTTCCAGAACTTATTGATCCTAAAACTGGTGAAAGTTTAATGAAGAGAACAGTTCTTATAGCTAATACTTCAAATATGCCAGTGGCTGCAAGAGAAGCTTCAATATATACAGGTATTACGATTGCTGAATATTTTAGAGACATGGGATATTCTGTATCAATTATGGCTGATTCCACTTCAAGATGGGCTGAAGCATTAAGAGAAATGTCGGGCAGACTTGAAGAAATGCCAGGTGATGAAGGTTATCCAGCATATCTTGGTTCAAGGCTTGCGGATTATTATGAAAGAGCCGGTAAAGTTGAATGCTTGGGTGATGAGGGAAGAATAGGTTCAATCACAGCTGTTGGTGCTGTATCACCTCCAGGGGGAGATATTTCAGAACCAGTTTCACAATCTACTCTTAGAATTGTTAAAGTATATTGGGGATTGGATGCAGAGCTTGCATATCAGAGACATTTTCCATCAATAAACTGGTTGAGTTCGTATTCGTTATATGGTGATACTGTTGATAAATGGATGAACGAAAATGTTGCAGAAGATTTTGGAGAATTAAGATTAGAAGCTATTACAATTCTTCAAGAAGAATCTAGCCTTTTAGAAATTGTAAGGCTTGTTGGTATTGACGCACTTTCAGAACAAGATAGATTAAAATTAGATGTTGCTAAATCAATTAGAGAGGATTATTTACAACAGAATAGTTTTAATGAAATAGATACACATACATCGCTTAAGAAACAATATAAAATGTTAAAACTTATTATCAGTTATAAGAGAGAAGCAGAAAAAGCATTAGAAAGTGGAGTTTACTTAAGTGATATATTATCTCTTGAAGATTTAAAAGATAGAATTGCAAGAAGTAAATATGTATCTGAAAATCAATTACATAAAATCGATGAAATTTATACAAATCTAACAAGTTCAATTAATGATTTAATAAGCAAAGTAGGTGAAGTAAATGCTTAA
- a CDS encoding V-type ATP synthase subunit F, which translates to MFKKIGVVGDKDSVLPFKALGIDVFPVIQYDDAKNIVDNLANNDYAIIFVTEHIAQDIEETIERYDKKTIPAIILIPSNQGTLNIGMQRIKDNVEKAVGMNILER; encoded by the coding sequence ATGTTTAAAAAAATAGGTGTAGTTGGAGATAAGGATTCAGTTTTACCGTTTAAAGCACTAGGGATAGATGTTTTTCCAGTTATACAGTATGATGATGCTAAAAATATAGTTGATAATTTAGCTAATAATGATTATGCAATTATATTTGTGACTGAGCATATAGCACAAGATATTGAGGAGACAATAGAAAGATATGATAAAAAGACTATTCCTGCAATTATATTAATTCCAAGCAATCAAGGTACGTTAAATATAGGAATGCAAAGAATAAAAGATAATGTGGAAAAAGCAGTAGGCATGAATATTTTAGAAAGGTAG
- a CDS encoding V-type ATP synthase subunit C encodes MDKMQFSQVIPRIRVYETKLLNKAQIDRMIDSNSAYESLKILKETEYVNVMTDINKAEDYELMLSRELIRVFDLMYYISPVKGIIDLMSIKYDYHNIKVILKGIFLKKDLSYLLINVGTIDALKLRDLIKSDNIRELPIIMRDAIEEVNNNFQNTKDPQLVDIILDRYMFKSLMQIKSEIKDTFVDKYITTLIDSTNLKTLLRIKKQNKDKEFLARVIIEGGSIDKNKFLEIINDDPENIYTKFAHTSYAGFIKVGIDDYIKNKSVSLLEKLIDNYIMSMMRDAKIIPFGVEPLLAYIYAKETEIKIIRIIMVGKLNNIGAGLIRERLRDIYV; translated from the coding sequence ATGGATAAGATGCAATTTAGCCAAGTTATACCAAGGATTAGAGTATATGAGACAAAGCTCCTTAATAAAGCTCAAATTGATAGGATGATTGATTCGAATTCTGCTTATGAGTCATTAAAAATTCTTAAGGAAACTGAGTATGTTAATGTCATGACTGATATTAATAAAGCAGAAGATTATGAATTGATGCTAAGTAGAGAATTAATTAGAGTATTTGATTTAATGTATTACATAAGTCCAGTAAAAGGCATTATTGATTTGATGAGCATTAAATATGACTACCATAATATAAAAGTGATTTTAAAAGGAATTTTTTTAAAAAAAGATTTATCTTATCTTTTAATAAATGTGGGAACAATTGATGCGTTAAAATTAAGAGATTTAATTAAAAGTGATAATATAAGAGAATTACCTATAATTATGAGAGATGCAATTGAGGAGGTAAATAATAATTTTCAAAATACTAAAGATCCTCAGTTAGTGGATATTATATTAGATAGATATATGTTTAAGTCATTGATGCAAATTAAAAGTGAAATAAAAGATACTTTCGTTGATAAATATATTACAACATTGATTGATTCTACAAATTTAAAAACTTTGTTAAGGATTAAGAAACAAAATAAAGATAAAGAATTTTTAGCTAGAGTTATTATTGAAGGTGGCTCTATAGATAAAAATAAGTTCTTGGAAATTATAAATGATGATCCAGAAAACATATATACTAAATTTGCTCATACAAGTTATGCGGGTTTTATTAAAGTTGGTATAGATGATTATATTAAAAATAAATCTGTTAGTTTATTAGAAAAATTAATTGATAATTACATAATGAGCATGATGAGAGATGCTAAAATAATACCGTTTGGAGTAGAACCATTATTGGCGTATATTTATGCTAAAGAAACAGAAATAAAAATCATTAGAATTATAATGGTTGGCAAGCTTAATAATATTGGTGCAGGATTAATAAGAGAAAGGCTGCGTGATATTTATGTTTAA
- a CDS encoding V-type ATP synthase subunit E, with protein MSNINNLTSKIMKDAEDKKTSILAQAEDEKRKIINKKQQEAYENEVVIIEKAKKEAIYKKERIISGAKLQARNKKLESKQKVIKEIFDLSIQTLCDLSDDDFKEFVKDSILNMDICGEHNLILNDYGKKMIDEDFLIQINNELKSKVIVILSEETRNFMGGFILEKNGIEVNCTFEALVNSLKDDLRAEIAQVLLS; from the coding sequence ATGTCTAACATAAACAATTTAACTTCTAAAATTATGAAGGATGCGGAAGATAAAAAAACATCTATATTAGCTCAGGCTGAAGATGAAAAAAGAAAAATTATTAATAAGAAGCAGCAAGAAGCTTATGAAAATGAAGTAGTGATCATAGAAAAAGCTAAAAAAGAAGCTATTTATAAAAAAGAAAGAATAATTTCAGGAGCAAAGTTACAAGCGAGAAATAAAAAGCTAGAATCGAAGCAAAAAGTTATAAAAGAAATTTTTGACTTGAGCATACAAACATTATGTGATTTATCAGACGATGATTTTAAAGAATTTGTTAAAGATTCTATATTAAACATGGATATATGCGGAGAACATAACTTAATTTTAAATGATTATGGAAAAAAGATGATTGACGAAGATTTCTTGATACAAATAAATAATGAACTTAAATCAAAAGTAATTGTGATTCTAAGTGAGGAAACTAGAAACTTTATGGGAGGATTTATACTAGAGAAGAATGGAATAGAAGTAAATTGTACTTTTGAAGCTCTAGTTAATTCACTAAAAGATGATTTAAGAGCTGAAATAGCACAAGTATTGTTAAGTTAA
- a CDS encoding V-type ATP synthase subunit K, translated as MDMSWIKFFSENNGGFIFGALGVALAVGLSGIGSAKGVGLVGEAAAGLLSEQPEKFSKALILQLLPGTQGLYGFVIGLIVFLKLKPETTLSQGVYLLFACLPIAIAGLWSGIAQGKAAAAGIQILAKNPEHNTKGIILAAMVETYALLGFVVSFLLVNGVFK; from the coding sequence ATGGATATGAGTTGGATTAAGTTTTTTTCAGAAAATAATGGAGGATTTATTTTTGGAGCATTAGGTGTTGCATTAGCAGTTGGATTATCAGGTATAGGATCAGCAAAGGGTGTTGGTTTAGTCGGTGAGGCTGCAGCAGGGTTATTATCAGAACAACCAGAAAAGTTTAGTAAAGCTTTGATTCTTCAATTATTACCAGGAACTCAAGGGTTGTATGGATTTGTTATTGGATTAATTGTTTTTCTTAAATTAAAACCAGAAACAACATTGTCTCAAGGAGTGTATTTATTATTTGCTTGTTTACCAATTGCTATAGCCGGATTATGGTCAGGTATTGCTCAAGGAAAAGCAGCAGCAGCTGGTATTCAAATATTAGCTAAAAATCCAGAACATAATACTAAAGGAATAATTTTAGCTGCTATGGTTGAAACATATGCATTATTAGGATTTGTTGTATCATTCTTATTAGTAAACGGTGTATTTAAATAA
- a CDS encoding V-type ATP synthase subunit I has translation MAIVKMNKFTLLAFEDKKDALLRRLQVFSNVEFIDLQDENFIENNSIFNDLDKSEVDSQIAKWEEKLSKAKFSIEFLEKYVPKQSLLKSLYKEKLSLTMEELEKTVSDSNWEGSYDKVKSKDNKLTELENDKNRFKGYVENLQPYEQFDAPLSSLEELRQTAYYLGNVSNQYEDSLQSALDDCYLEIISKDKQNTYFITLCNKENSKKVENILRGFGFSQFKTEEKENPLKLIHEYNEKISLIESEEFIIKEELAGYDQELKAMQLVYEYYNNLLSRKMVNNNFLKTKSTVLMQGWVPIHENEQLIQIAQQVLNDDYYLNFEDVKEEEIDDVPIKLENNDLNSSFEAVTEMYSLPKYNDIDPTPFVAPFYLIFFGMMVADAGYGILMLIGTLLSLKFFHFEEKTNKMVKFFMYLSFPTILFGMIYGSFFGDLIKFKGLIDTTTDVMTILVISVVFGVIQIFFGLGIKATVLIKIGQPLEAFMDVGSWVITLISFGGIAASISFNLSILKIISIIGAVVGSILIVLTQGRQMKTKGGQIAQGFYELYGITSYVSDLVSYTRLMAIGLSGGSIAGAINMIMHMIPGVGRFIAIPLIFLLGQTVNLGLSLLSGYVHTLRLTYVEYFSKFYDGGGRAFKPFKPKNQYINLKRD, from the coding sequence ATGGCAATAGTTAAAATGAATAAGTTCACTTTGTTAGCTTTCGAAGATAAAAAGGATGCATTGCTTAGAAGATTGCAAGTTTTTTCAAATGTTGAGTTCATTGATTTGCAAGATGAAAATTTTATAGAAAATAATAGTATTTTTAATGATTTAGATAAATCTGAAGTAGATTCCCAAATAGCAAAATGGGAAGAAAAGTTATCAAAAGCTAAATTTTCAATAGAATTTTTAGAGAAATATGTTCCTAAACAATCGTTATTAAAATCATTATACAAAGAAAAGCTTTCTTTAACTATGGAAGAACTTGAAAAAACAGTTTCAGATAGCAATTGGGAAGGAAGTTATGACAAAGTAAAGAGTAAAGATAACAAATTAACTGAATTAGAAAATGATAAGAATAGGTTTAAAGGTTATGTTGAAAATTTACAACCATATGAGCAATTTGATGCACCTTTATCTTCGCTGGAAGAACTAAGACAAACAGCATATTATTTAGGAAATGTATCTAATCAATATGAAGATTCTTTGCAAAGTGCTTTAGATGATTGTTATTTAGAAATAATATCTAAAGATAAGCAAAATACATATTTTATTACATTATGTAATAAAGAAAATTCGAAAAAAGTAGAAAACATACTAAGAGGATTTGGATTTTCTCAATTTAAAACAGAGGAAAAGGAGAATCCTTTAAAATTAATTCATGAATATAATGAGAAGATTTCGCTTATTGAATCAGAGGAATTTATAATCAAAGAAGAATTAGCTGGGTATGATCAGGAATTAAAGGCAATGCAGTTAGTTTATGAATATTATAATAATTTGTTGTCTAGAAAAATGGTTAACAACAATTTCTTAAAAACTAAAAGTACAGTATTAATGCAGGGATGGGTACCTATTCATGAGAATGAGCAACTTATTCAGATAGCGCAACAAGTTTTAAATGATGATTACTATTTAAATTTTGAGGACGTAAAAGAAGAAGAAATTGATGATGTTCCTATTAAATTAGAAAATAATGATTTGAATTCATCATTTGAAGCAGTTACTGAAATGTATAGTCTGCCTAAATATAACGATATAGATCCAACTCCGTTTGTTGCACCATTTTATTTGATATTTTTCGGAATGATGGTTGCAGATGCTGGATATGGTATATTAATGCTGATAGGAACTCTTTTATCATTGAAATTCTTTCATTTTGAAGAGAAAACAAATAAGATGGTTAAATTTTTTATGTATTTGAGTTTTCCTACAATTTTATTTGGAATGATTTACGGGTCGTTCTTTGGAGATTTAATTAAATTTAAAGGTTTGATTGATACAACAACAGATGTTATGACAATACTTGTTATATCTGTTGTATTTGGTGTTATTCAAATTTTCTTCGGGCTAGGTATAAAAGCAACTGTTTTAATAAAAATAGGACAACCACTAGAAGCATTTATGGATGTTGGATCTTGGGTTATTACTTTAATATCGTTTGGAGGTATTGCAGCAAGCATATCATTCAATTTGTCAATATTAAAGATAATATCTATAATAGGTGCAGTTGTTGGTTCAATACTTATTGTTTTAACTCAAGGAAGACAAATGAAGACAAAAGGTGGACAAATAGCCCAAGGATTTTATGAATTATATGGAATTACAAGTTATGTAAGTGATTTAGTATCCTATACAAGACTTATGGCTATAGGATTATCAGGGGGATCTATTGCAGGGGCAATAAATATGATCATGCATATGATTCCTGGAGTAGGCAGATTTATTGCAATACCATTGATATTCTTATTAGGTCAAACTGTAAATTTAGGATTGTCTTTGTTGAGTGGGTATGTTCATACGTTAAGACTTACTTATGTAGAATATTTTTCAAAGTTTTATGATGGTGGAGGTAGAGCATTTAAACCATTTAAACCTAAAAATCAATATATTAATTTAAAACGAGATTAG
- a CDS encoding ATP synthase archaeal, H subunit, producing MAIGAINEIKKAEDKADEIIKESTVEAKKIIEKAKLQAQSNYDDALEKAKVKADKIVHEAICLGNEEAEIILEEGKKEVQEILNVSEEKKNNALKLIVERIVKIHGNS from the coding sequence TTGGCGATAGGTGCGATTAATGAAATTAAAAAAGCTGAAGACAAAGCTGATGAAATTATAAAAGAATCAACTGTTGAAGCAAAGAAAATTATAGAAAAGGCTAAATTACAAGCACAAAGCAATTATGATGATGCTTTAGAAAAAGCAAAAGTTAAAGCTGACAAGATTGTTCATGAAGCTATCTGTTTAGGAAATGAGGAAGCAGAAATTATATTAGAAGAAGGAAAAAAAGAAGTACAGGAAATATTGAATGTATCTGAAGAGAAGAAAAACAATGCACTTAAATTAATTGTTGAGAGGATAGTGAAGATTCATGGCAATAGTTAA